In the genome of Lathyrus oleraceus cultivar Zhongwan6 chromosome 4, CAAS_Psat_ZW6_1.0, whole genome shotgun sequence, the window AACCATTGCTTTGTTTCCAAAACGACTCAATGACCCATTTTGGGCAACTATATCGTCCCCAATTCACTCAACCACACtgccctaactacgatgacatgggcaccgaactccattacggaagcgccgttggccagagcccctccggatattgggagcaaatgatgacacatatatcaaataccgctggaacttccgttggaccttccaaccaaccatcgctcaatcaggtcagcacacaaagaccccaaacacctcaagaaaatcgtggaAGACCTAGGAGATaaactaacgcaccgggatgtggaacagggggacgttataatcggacgggtcattagtttattgtcagtccaatgtaaccaattattacatcttcaatgaatttttttttcattactatttcttttttattaaataataaaaattaaatattaataatttaaaaaaatagcagggggtgtatgcgccagatgaattggcgcatacaccaatCAAACATACATAGGCGCCACTaacattggcgcctcctcatgaggcccaatgtaggtgccactagcattggcgcctcctcacGAGGAGTCTAATGCATACgtcaatgctattggcgcctcctcttcatGCATTGGGAGCACGTCAGTTCATCTGCCGCATCCTCTATCAAACCTGATTATTTTGGTAATATTTTTGAATAATtggttattttggaattatttttgaaaataatggttattttgaaaaaaaattctaaaagtttgttttaatatatttgtaatattttaatacaaataaaataaaaaatataattaatttaaaaaacaatGATATATTTTATTAGTTCATAAATGTCTGATGATTGCTTACTCATTCCATCCTAAAATAAGAATAGTTTAAGGTTTTTATAAATTGTCATAAATGTATAGGAGAATAATGACTTGAAAGAAGTTTTAATTATTTAATGGCATTCTGAAAGAAATTGATATTGAAAAAGTAAAATGATGTTTATTTTGAGATAAATTTTGTTTGGTAAAATAATTTTGTAATGAAGTACCTCTCTAATGAAAGTAAAGTTTTGAAAACTAAAAATAATGCAGCGTTGTTCAATAGCGAACCAAAATATTAGTTTTAAAAATTGGAGagtaaaaaaatataattttagcaaaatagaagataaataaataaatttaagtCAGTAATTTTAAAAGTATTTGTTTTATAAATTATGAATTTATATTGTGAAAAGTAATCTAATAATTTTAGATGTAATTGATGGTAATAAATTcagaatttgaaatttaaattctttgaaatataaaatataatatatatttttggtGACGATTAGGGCTTTCATTGATAGAATTTTTTTTGGTGACAACTCAGAATTTGAAATGTATATTCTTTTAAATTCAGAATGTAAGTAAATAGTTTTTTTTGGGCATGTTTTAGAATTTAAAACTTAAACTATTTAActcatataataaaaataataattttttaagtttttttaatcaaatatatatttatttattagtaAAATGGGAGGATCAAAGGTCTAAAATGAGGAGACATTAGGCAGCATGTCTCATAGACATTTGAACCGTTACTAAAAAAATTATCATGGAATCAGATACAACCATCAAAACTGGACAAATCTAGTTTGGTTAAAAAATCAGCACACTTAATAGTTTTTCTaaaaatgtgaatgaatgcaCTTCTTTAAaatgctgaaggagaagaagaatatgCCTAGCCAAAGTCGAACCTTGTTTAGACTTCAAAGGCGACCCTTGGAGAGCATCTGCTACTGTCTTTTTTCCATCTTGAACAATAAGGTTCTTGAAATCTCTCTTCCAAGCAAGCTCCAAACCCATAAGGACACCCCAGAATTCTGTAGCAAGACTATTGCAATCACCAATAGTCTTATGAAAGCCACAAAGTTATCTTTCTTGACTGTCACGAAAAACACCCCCACACTTAGTAAGCAATCTGCTAGTGGTAGCCCCGTCAGAATTAAAACAAACCCcgaaggtgtgaaaaacataagaaagggggtttgaattgagttttataaaacaaaagttttttaccaactcaagaacaccacttaaaagttaataacaaagagataaaaacacaagtattttattatcgttcgcttgaaactcaaagctactatAGTCCACCCTCCAAAGTGATTTCACCTTATACACACATatttaatccactataatcaactgattagAATAATCACAAAGAAGCTTTTGTTTATTAAGTGGATCACTGGATTAAGATGCATATTATTGTTATTCATTCATTGAGCATGGTACATGTCATTGTAGTCAATGACATCATCTACTCCATGCATAGGTTGCCTCGAAGGCTCACGTCTCATTAATTCAAGATTATAAAAAGCATCATTTGGTTCATAAGTACAAATTGATTCATATCAACAAGTCCTTTTGGCCGACCTACAAGATTGGTGCATTATTATGGTCCATCACGTCTCATGGCGAGCATTCTTATTAAATGAGCATTTTTTTCTACTCATCTTGGGCCACGTCTAAAGAGCTATTTAACGGATGGCCTAGGATTTGCATTTCCTGGTCCTGACTTGAGAAAATTTCCGGAGGATTTAGATTCAATGTCTTTTAATTCctataagaaagaaaatgaaacAGTTTTCTATGGACTTCATAATAATGTTACTTTTGATCAAAAAATTCAAATTTAGATGTACAAAACCATTCTTTTTCCATATGGGCACGATCCTTCTGAGAATAAATTTTGTAAGGGGCATAGTTTACAGTTATATTGGAAGACCTCATGATTTACACACAGCCATGGCCTATGATCTAAAGACTTGAGGACATTACAATAAAAAAGTATATAAGCTTAAAACATCATGACAGTTGACGACGACAACTCCATGCACTCTCTTCACCAAAACACTTCCAGAAGCAGTAAACTTGGTATCATGAGTGAAACCTGCAGGATTCAAAGAAACAATGAGTAAGGATTTTCCCAAAGAGATTAtgatcaaaagaaaaaaaactgTCACAAGCTGCCGAACGGCAAAACAGCAAAAACAAGCCGTCACACCCAAAAAACAAAAAACGGCTACAGACGGAAGTTCAGAGTATTCCTCCCACAGCAGGCCATGTTGCAGACCTTGGCAACATGATTGTCCTTCAATGGCATGATGGTTACCAAACCATCTAACCTTGATCAAATATACGATCTAAAAACTGGACAAACCACTACTGCATCACCAAGCATAGCAACCCACAAATCAGCTCACGCACAAGCAAAGTAtccaaaacaaaaataatcattaccatagcaaaatttcattcaaacttctaacacaatagCTAACAACATCACATTCCAAGTTAACAGGTTTTCAGCATATGACTAACCTCATGGTAATAGAATCACAGGAGCAATCATGACTACAACCATGTAAAACACAGCAGACTAGCAATCCAAGCTCAGCCATCAACAAGGTTAACATCCATACAAGTATCATCAAGCATCCTGAATATCATTCAGATCACCTACCAAATACCAAACCAAGTATCAAACATGGCATCAATTTAATGGTCATAAGACTTGTAAGCACACAATTGTAATGATAAACCAAAGGCAAAGATTCACAGGATTCGAAAATACTTGAGCAGCAATTCATACCTAAATGTATTAAGTCCTCACATCAGCAAAAACGGAAGAAGTGTTGTGAATCGAAGTTGAGAAGTCATCAATTAAGGTTAAAATATATGCCAGTAAATACCAATTTCCTTACCTCAATTGTTGAAGGTTTCACCGCAGTAAAAACTAGATGGGAGATTCAGTGAAGACGGCCACGCATTTGGAGATTTTTTGGGACCATAATCAAATCCGTTTCCTACCACATTTACATTGGTCCCCACCAAAATCTAAAGAAAGATTTGATGCTAACGGAATGATTCCTTTTTGCACCTTCTGCCAAGGATCCACACACGATTTTGGGGAGCTCATTTCACTCTATAAAAAGGAAAGCTAATCGATTGAAAAAGGAGAGAAGAAAAATACCGTCACTCTGCTGAAATCCATAACGAACCTTACACCGAAAAGCTCCGCTAAAACTCTGTATTTCAACTCTGATTTTCACACTGAAAATCAGGGTTTGAAGAGCTTGACCCCTTCAATCGCGTGCAAAAGGAAATGACAATAAATTAGAGGAGAAAGTCAGAATCAGACAGAAAACAAGGAGTGGATACAGAAGGATAGAAAGAAAAGGAAGAAACTTGAAACAACAAGCAAAAGAAGAGGGACAACGTCATACATACTCACCGAAGGTAATCATGGTTGTCAGGTCTTCGTCGGGGCTACGATGCTCCGGCGGAATCTTTCCCTTTTATTTTGCTTTAAAGTGCTTTGACCTTGTATTTTGACTCGTTAATTTCTGCTGTTGATTGTGATATAGAAAACGGGTTAGAAGCTAAGATTAGGTTTTCCTTTGAGGTTCCGATTCGCTACTGTTTTCTAGATCCCGTCGAGGATTTGGAGGTTTGAGGGGATTGTGGTCATTTGTCACGTTGGAAGTTTTGAACTTCATGTTCGAATCCTGGTTTGTTTGAGGATGAACACTGAAGGGTGTTCATCGGTTTCCTTTCAAattttttttctctctctgcaGTTTTGGATTGGGACCATGCACACGATTTAATAGGGAGAGGATATTTTCCAAAAAGAATGAAGAGTCGTTTTAAGAGAGAGAgacaaaattattttgatttatttcttTGCTTTAAGGGGTGATTGTTTCttcttttaaaatattattaagaGTAAATTAATGTTATTGAGGATAGATACTTGGGTGCTGTCAGATTATGTTCCCAAAATCTTTATGATGTTATCAATGAACAATGATGCGCGTGGCGGTAGGTAAACCGAGGCCAACCTTTTCTCTTCTCGGCGGTACCACTTGGCTGAGTAGGAGAGGATTTTGGGCCTTGTGGCCCATCCCGAAAATAACACTACTTTAAGCCCCTTGGGCCTTCTTTGATCCAATGTTTAGGGcctaactttttatttatttcccaaACATTCCAATTTGGTCTACTTGGTTTATGAGCTATTCTTGattgttttaattaaaattaagatAACACTAATATTAGAAATATTTATTAGTTCGGTTTCGATTACTATTTTCAACTCTTCTTTTTATCTTGTTATAATATTATAATTAGTTAAATGGTGGATTAATGGTTAACGTCAACAAATAATTTACTTTATTTTCTAATAAATAAGTTTGACGTTGGTCCAATACCAAATAGTCTTTCCCAAAAGtatattaattctaaataaattcaaattcaccgtatttaaatagtattctcttaaaaattatttaatttaattttgaatgaaaaggagaatagtaagcctccgcttcactatctctcgactattcgaacaattggcgtacgccatattgctcggattttcgtcattcatttaaaaccctaaaattccataaaattaaaatcactctaccaactaattataaattctaaaagttttatttttaataattaatctttgaatgaaaaggagaatagtgagcatccgcttcattatctctcgattattcgaataattggcgtacgccatattgctcggattttcgtcattcaattaaaaacctaataatcatacaatttcaaatcaatttttcaaatcaaacataggttctaaattcaaattatttctaaacttcaaccatcatattcaaatcattttccaaatcaactacaaattctaAAACATTTAATTCTAAATTTATGATAATAAAGAGTATAGGAGacgtacgcctcactatctttcgattattcgaataattggcgtacgccatattgctcgagtttttgtcatcaaacttaaaacacaatcgaataaactcaaatcacctcttatatcaaacccaattttacaaaataaactatacaacttcaatagagaatgggaggcgtacgcctcaccactccttgattatttgaataattggcgtacgccaccttgctcaaatcatcgacaaatccaaacctaccaaccCAAAATTCAAGCTATCTTCATAAATCGAATACAATATCTAAACATCtctttttacaatttaaacctcgggtgataaaagatgggaggAGTACGCCTCACCgtctctcgattatttggataattggcgtacgccatattgcacaaattatcgacttccgactaaaacacattaaataaacttggataagggaataggtggcgtacgcctcgttattctttgaataagcaagtaggaggcgtacgcctcactaccgtgcgtattcaacatccacaaacaaactttcaaaacaattcgaacgaaaagggaatTGAAGGCgcacgccttattattcctcgaaagaattgaatgattggtgtacaccatattgctcaatctttcgtcgttcctcaaatcatcaacaaatcaaacctaacttctcgccctcgagcgatcgaaaccaatcaaatccaaacacgtcaattcaactcgtcacccccgcgtgaccaaaaccctttcaaaaagaacactgtcaatcctttctaatgcgcacaacaaaccagtgctagagcctccaccgagagtagacaagccagttTTTAGCCGTTAGAACaccgacctacacagtcgttcatcaaaacaaaacacaaccaatattcgtagtagcccgaactacgaatgctctgatttccttattgcaccataaggatacgtaggcaggagattgctgtatcttcgcgagcacactaataaaaaacctcccatttcccccatcctgaggtcttcatccgcatctatcatcaattctaattactcgaagcaagcagataaacagtcaattaacagtcaaatagcaaaatcagactaaaaggttcccgttgagtacaacggacgtcAGGGGTGCTAATACgttccccttgcgtaatcgactcccgaacccgaatatggttgcgacgaccattattcttatttctaaaggttttctcgatattttcctatctcttcattggaataaataaagttcggtggcaactctgtttcgaacaacatttttttccgcgtcctatcgcgagggatcgcattatcatctttttttgaggtgcgacaatTACATGCGACTCTATATGACTAATGCACAAATACAAGCTATTCAAAATCCTTTGATTCTTAGTAAAATTGGTGTCCCCACAACGCCAATAAAGTGGATGAATTTTTCTGAAATGAGTCATCTTATATCAAATGTATATGACTGAGTTTTAGTTTAGTTTACAAGACATAGTTTTTCGTAAATCGTTTTCCCTCTGCTAAGTTGCCCTCCAAATAATTTAAATGGCCGGGTTGTCTTTATTAGACAGATTGCTACTAAGATGCATTTTATACAAGCTTATTTGAAACGAGGGTGTCCTCTACCACCAACATTCGTAGAATGGAGAGAACGTCTTAAGGAAGAAACATCTGAGTGAGAACTTTGCTTTTTTGGATAGGATGCATGAGTTCTAGAAATTAAATGATGTTGAAAAATAATACAATAGAAAAAAGTCTAATGCGAAAagttcaataaatttaaaaagatGTCATCGATTTTGATGCATTTTAATCGTATGTACTTCTAATTTTGTTGATTCACTATGTTCATTTTTATTCTTATATCTTCATTTTAAGATGTCCAAACATAATCTAAGCGTATAAATAAAGCATTACTTTTGAAAACAAATTAATTGTTGAGTTTCTAGTAAGAGATGAGTCCTCTTCAATTCTTGACAAATTCTACATAAGAGTTTTTAAATGTTGTGAAACTGAAGTTTTTAGACTAAGGTTTTGCTTAAATTGATGCAATGAGATGATATGAAGTGATATGAGATGAAATAGAATAAGATTACATTGTTTGAGTTAATTAAAATCAGATCCAgtataataaaattttattattctattttatttcatttcatcactTTTCATTAGCATTGTTTCCCTTAGATATGAGGAATAAAAAATTACATCACTTTCTACTAGTATAGATCACTTTCTACGTGTATTGTTCCCTTTAATATGAGCAGAATGAAAATTTTCATCACTTTCCATCAGTATTGTTTCTCTTTTATATGAGCAGAATCAAAAACTTACTTTGTTTTTATCGCTAATTATTCaaataataaagtaataaaatttctatttcactctattctatttttgctaaATTTCAATAACTCTATTTATCTTAAGATATTAAAATATAAtctaaaataatataataaaattgtatatctAACGAACAGGAAATTTTTGTCTTAAAAAATCTAGCATCATACtaacaaaaaattattaaaatttatatatGCAGATGGGTGGCTGACcaattaaacaaaaaaatattaaaacataataATTTTTAGTTTTATGCTATCTTTACCAGTACTCTGGCGGTGAGCAAGTTGTCCATTTACATATGGATAGTACTGCTTATAAAAAAATAAGAATGGATAAAACCATATATAAAACCAATCCAAAATATCCGGATCCATGTCCAGATCCGCTTGGAGTTTCGCTTCACTTCTCTAGGGTTTCTCAAACGCATTATAGAATCTCTCCACTCTCAGATTTCCTCTATAGATTAAAGAAGCATCGGAGAACTAATTCCGTCATCGGAAACCGAACGCCGTTGCCGGAAACAAAAAACCTGAACCGAAAAAAATGTCAAGCGAGAAGAAACACAAACGAAAACACAGCGACAGCGATGAAGACGACGACGTTTTCTACTACCGCTACTGCGCTTCGTCCTGAACCCCCAACACCACCACCGACACCACATCCAGTAATCAACCCCAATCAAAAGCGAACAACAATGGATCATCAATAGGAGGAACAGGTAAAGCCTTAGCACCATCAAAATCGACGCTATACGTTTCTAATCTAGATTACTCCCTAACAAACTCCGATCTCCATACGCTCTTCTCTACTTTCGGCCGCATCGCGCGTGTAACCGTTCTCAAAGACCGTCACACGCGCCTAAGCCGCGGTGTCGCGTTTGTCCAATTCGTTTCTCGTAATGACGCCCAACGCGCCGTGGCGGAGATGAATAAGAAGATTCTCAATGGAAGGACTCTAACTGCTTCTATTGCTGCTGATAATGGACGTGCTTTGGAGTTTATTCGGAAGCACGTGTACAATACTGAGACTGCTTTGTTTTATGAGTGTGGGGGGCATGGTCATTTGTCGTATGAGTGTCCTAAGAATCAATTGGGGCCGAGGCCGCGGCCTCAGCCTAAGAAGCCGCGAGGGGGATTTAGTGGGCTGAGGGATAGGGATGGGGAAGAGGAAGGTgatgaggaggaggaggagggtGGTCAGATTGCTGCGGAGCAGTTTGACGATAATTGGGCTTCTGTTGTGGATGATGAAGCGGGTGAAAGGTTGCTGGGGAGAAACAGAAATGATGATGAGGGTTTGGACAACAACAAGACgaagaagaaagggaagaaaGCTGGGTATTTCAGTTATGAGAgtgatcatgatgatgatgattgatcatgACTATGTAGCATTGACACTTCAGATTGAAGGTGTGTGTTTGGTATTCCGCATTACCGCATTATTCAACTAGTCCTGTGTGTCGTGTCTATATATGTGCCAGTGTTTCATAGATCTAAATGgcaattttttgtttttatcaaGATATGGTGTAATTGATGAAATTGTTTATATGTTGTTGGCTTGGTTGGATGTGTTTATGGTTTTGATCACAAGCACATGTTAGTTATTAGTTATTGTGGTAGTAATTAGTGATAGTGGTGGTGAATTGGTGATGAGCATTTTTGTGTATTCCATATTTTCATAGTTAATGAATGATGACAGACGAGTCTCTTATTTATCGGCTTAATTTAGCATTCGGTTTACCTGTAAAACAGAAAGGAAAAGCTTGTTCgttatgttttttattttggttcaGTTAAAACATGTAATGTAATCAAATTGTAACACCCTGGTTTACTTTATGCACATCTTGTTATCATATAAGTAAGGTTTTTAATTACAGTTGTGGTGGTTATGTTATGATATTTGATATGTAGAATATTGTAGTCAGATATAGCTGGATTTGATGTGGTTGTTGAGATCTTGAAAAGCATAGGTTGTAGACTTGTAGTCACAATTACTGTCGCCGTTCTTGTGGAAAGCAGTTTAAAACCATGGGTAACAGTTCTTCTGATTACCTTTACTCTTTGATGTCTACTGAGCATTTTTATGCAGATTGATGAGTATTTCTCAAGTTTCTCTTAGAATGCTTAAATTGCTTCTCCCAGAGAAAATGTGGTATCCTTTTCATGCATAATCACTTGGCTGAGCTGGAGAATAATACCAATTTGTGCCTCACCCTCGACACTAGGCTTTAAATTATAGGTTTAATTATTCTGCAACTTTTTGAACCATGGGCTAATCTTGAATGTCATTGTAATGGTATGTAAAAAAAGAAATTGGTTATTGTTATGCTATTTCCTTTCTTTATGAATTATGGCTTTGAATCAGATTAAGTATAGTTATATTATATGGAGTTTGGGGTCAATTGTTATAGTTGTACTGTTGGTTTTAAGCATTGTTAGTTTTGGATATATCTATAACTCTGAAACCATATTCAGTTGACAGTTATATATAACCGATAGATACCATATTCATGATTGTCTATATACTTTTGTATGCTCATATTTTTTACtaattgaatcattgtcttaTGGCACAAGTTAATGAAAATAGTAGAGTTCATATCCTCTATGAATAGGATTAACATGAAGCTTGATTACATAGTACGATAATTGTACTCAGATATAAAGATATTGGGAGTTTTGTGAAATTCAGGATATCGGTTTCTTGAATTTTGTTGAAGTTTGAGCAGATTCAAATAGGATTAATATgggtgttcttgaagaggaagtaggtaaaagtttggaattttttttcaaaataataatttttttttatttttttttcaaaataactaattatttaaaagaattatcaaaataaccaagtttggtagaggatgcgtcagatgaactgGGGCACCCCAATGCAtaaagaggaggcgtcaatagcattggcgcatgcatttgCGCTCCTCACGAGgaggcgccactagcattggtgcatgcattgcgctcctcatgaggaggcgccaatactagtggcgcctgcattgggcctcatgaggaggcgtcaatgctagtggcgcctagGTGCATTTGGTTGTGTGGGCGCTAATTCATCTGGCTGCATGTGATGGTCATGTGGGCGTCAATCCCTCAAGCCCCCACATGTTTTGcccgtctctataaataccacgcattggatgcaatattttctgtttcaacaatgtctgcatacattcaaaaacaaagtgctgatgtaatattttctgccgttgcgACTCCTGTAcagattcgactttggaacacaaatatgtttgaacgtcttaatcggacgttgtacaattggttagagggagaaattggagagggtgaacaGATTAtaagaatacaatggcttgtgtccacgttcaaccaacacGGAGAATTACGCGAATTGGTGGATATTAAGACagaccaagacgctcgtaggatgacgcattacatgttcaaaattgttttgctggttgtaattgcatagttcttgtatttGTTATAATTTACTGTTTATGCAATGGTACTTTCGTGacagacgtctaatatgaaataaatttaatttttcatatattgcaatagaggtacatgtaaatttatctggttgtgctcattctaacactaggacagttattacgattgtgacctagttgacggcatgaactacatagtctaaccattttgttcgccgtatccatttcggttcgaatttggatgctatttgggcgaccctttttcttccttcgcataacttcgttgtgccagacgatgtccccttgatattctgcccaataatcctcttttgccactacgaaaaaactaattttataaacatttgaaagactgacgattttgtaaacttcagataacaagtatgatggatcc includes:
- the LOC127137590 gene encoding U11/U12 small nuclear ribonucleoprotein 31 kDa protein; the protein is MDSTAYKKIRMDKTIYKTNPKYPDPCPDPLGVSLHFSRVSQTHYRISPLSDFLYRLKKHRRTNSVIGNRTPLPETKNLNRKKCQARRNTNENTATAMKTTTFSTTATALHYSLTNSDLHTLFSTFGRIARVTVLKDRHTRLSRGVAFVQFVSRNDAQRAVAEMNKKILNGRTLTASIAADNGRALEFIRKHVYNTETALFYECGGHGHLSYECPKNQLGPRPRPQPKKPRGGFSGLRDRDGEEEGDEEEEEGGQIAAEQFDDNWASVVDDEAGERLLGRNRNDDEGLDNNKTKKKGKKAGYFSYESDHDDDD